In Pseudobacter ginsenosidimutans, the following are encoded in one genomic region:
- a CDS encoding tail fiber domain-containing protein → MKRIMLLSLIVLAYFQSSAQGIAITTDNTDPHTSAMLDVKSDNKGFLPPRLTEAQKKAISSPANGLIIFQTDGQKGLYIFEDSWKPLSDQMGKHLATENLRLGGYRLSNNDTTVGISIDENGAVRIKSKFQNAVPVNRFHFDPSGAISSNGKPGEGSIPVSGAGARFMWYPGKASLRAGSLDEDKGHLWNEDSIGLHSFAFGQNNAAAGLNSFALGSLNSSAGAGSASIGTSNQMYGQGSISVGRVNTVYGNQAIALGRLMTINGTYSIGIGSNLSTGPNALYSLVMGMDMKADHRGSVLIGDASAISTISSSADNQFTTRFSGGYRLYSAGNLSAGVILAPNSNSWSIVSDSTKKERFIPARGEEMLGRLRSMKMGSWNYKGIHQRHYGPMAQEFFAAYGQDQYGIIGNDTTINQADLEGVMMILIHALEERTNQQNQEISKLKQTNILLQERLSAAEEQTKKIDLLIALLKNNNATKTLVAQLETIVTSRETSCCAK, encoded by the coding sequence ATGAAAAGGATCATGCTGCTTTCACTGATCGTACTTGCATACTTCCAATCCAGCGCACAGGGCATTGCCATCACAACAGACAATACCGATCCGCACACAAGCGCCATGCTGGACGTAAAGAGCGACAATAAGGGATTCTTACCCCCACGCCTGACCGAAGCACAGAAAAAAGCGATCAGCTCTCCGGCAAACGGCCTGATCATTTTCCAGACAGATGGACAGAAAGGACTCTATATTTTTGAGGACTCCTGGAAACCATTGTCCGATCAAATGGGCAAACACCTGGCAACAGAAAATCTCCGGCTGGGCGGATATCGCCTCAGTAACAACGATACAACAGTAGGGATCAGTATCGATGAAAATGGCGCCGTACGCATTAAATCGAAATTCCAAAACGCAGTACCCGTGAACCGTTTTCATTTCGATCCTTCCGGCGCCATCTCCTCCAATGGAAAACCAGGTGAAGGCAGTATCCCCGTATCCGGTGCAGGCGCCAGATTCATGTGGTATCCAGGAAAAGCTTCATTGAGAGCGGGTTCATTGGATGAGGATAAAGGCCACCTGTGGAACGAGGACAGTATTGGTCTGCACTCCTTTGCATTCGGACAGAACAATGCAGCAGCCGGCCTGAATTCATTTGCGCTGGGCAGTCTCAATTCCAGCGCCGGCGCCGGATCAGCATCCATTGGAACATCAAACCAAATGTATGGACAAGGCAGTATCAGTGTAGGAAGGGTCAATACTGTTTACGGAAATCAGGCCATAGCGCTGGGTCGTTTGATGACCATCAATGGTACTTACTCCATAGGAATTGGCTCGAATCTCTCCACGGGACCAAATGCTCTTTACTCCCTGGTAATGGGAATGGATATGAAGGCGGACCATCGTGGCTCTGTTTTGATCGGTGACGCATCCGCAATTTCAACCATTTCAAGTTCTGCCGATAATCAGTTCACAACGAGATTCAGTGGCGGTTACCGCCTGTACAGCGCTGGCAACCTAAGTGCCGGCGTTATTCTGGCACCCAACAGCAACAGCTGGAGTATTGTGTCAGATTCCACAAAAAAAGAAAGATTCATTCCGGCCCGTGGCGAAGAAATGCTTGGCAGATTACGCAGTATGAAGATGGGGTCCTGGAATTATAAAGGCATACATCAAAGACATTATGGCCCCATGGCACAGGAATTCTTTGCCGCTTATGGACAAGATCAGTACGGCATCATCGGCAACGATACAACCATCAACCAGGCAGATCTGGAAGGTGTAATGATGATCCTGATCCATGCACTGGAAGAACGCACCAATCAACAAAATCAGGAGATCAGCAAACTGAAACAAACGAATATTTTATTACAGGAAAGACTTTCGGCAGCTGAAGAACAAACTAAAAAGATTGACCTGCTGATTGCATTGCTGAAAAATAACAATGCCACCAAAACGCTCGTTGCCCAATTGGAAACAATCGTCACTTCCAGGGAAACCAGTTGCTGCGCAAAGTAA
- a CDS encoding META domain-containing protein — MKKTILPAFISFCVVAAFSCNNQSQTTEPGTDTAKVDNTTTAPAPSSAPLASTDSTGLKEKYWKLTEINGKAVKVDSTFMKEPHVIFKTDQNQVNGNGGCNGFGGQYELKAPNRIKIDRLVSTQMACPALDIENQFTKALTEADNYYVNGDTLVINKARMAPLARFVAVYMK, encoded by the coding sequence ATGAAGAAGACCATCTTACCTGCATTCATTTCTTTTTGTGTAGTGGCGGCTTTTAGCTGCAATAATCAGTCGCAAACCACGGAGCCCGGAACGGATACTGCAAAAGTGGACAATACTACAACAGCACCAGCCCCCTCCTCTGCTCCGCTGGCGTCAACAGACAGCACAGGACTGAAAGAAAAATACTGGAAGCTGACTGAGATCAATGGCAAGGCAGTGAAAGTGGACAGTACATTCATGAAAGAGCCACATGTGATCTTCAAAACAGACCAGAACCAGGTAAATGGTAACGGCGGCTGTAACGGATTCGGAGGTCAGTATGAGCTTAAAGCGCCCAACAGGATCAAGATCGACAGGCTGGTATCCACTCAAATGGCCTGCCCTGCACTGGATATAGAAAACCAGTTCACGAAGGCATTGACAGAGGCAGACAATTATTACGTCAACGGAGATACGCTTGTAATCAACAAGGCACGTATGGCGCCACTGGCAAGATTTGTTGCAGTGTATATGAAATAG
- a CDS encoding glycosyltransferase, with protein MKKPGHKPHQNSRTTWFRKAFNLDLPHLGTACTVLMISTLNNRIANGHFLRIASKMPGIRFKLVLNEPIDDDVVRNHIGMLPANCSVFGAQHDLLPFYKEAHLVLNLSAPGEDSTISDRSILEAMACGRPVIVPDQDGKYDMVTDGREGFHIDPNNENKLLTAIRELCSDARIFYRFSVAARETALHFPLKQISQH; from the coding sequence ATGAAAAAGCCAGGACATAAACCCCATCAGAACAGCAGAACCACCTGGTTCCGGAAAGCATTCAACCTGGACCTTCCTCATCTTGGCACAGCCTGTACCGTTTTGATGATCTCTACTCTCAATAACCGGATTGCCAACGGGCATTTTCTCCGTATTGCTTCAAAAATGCCGGGCATCCGTTTCAAACTGGTTTTGAACGAACCGATCGATGATGATGTGGTCCGCAATCATATAGGTATGCTGCCAGCCAATTGCAGCGTATTTGGCGCGCAGCATGATCTCCTGCCATTTTACAAAGAGGCGCACCTGGTGCTCAATCTCTCTGCTCCCGGTGAAGACTCCACGATTTCGGACAGGAGTATCCTGGAAGCCATGGCCTGCGGCCGTCCCGTGATAGTTCCGGACCAGGATGGTAAATACGATATGGTAACCGATGGCCGTGAAGGATTCCATATCGATCCAAACAATGAGAACAAATTATTAACAGCGATCCGTGAGCTATGCTCCGATGCAAGAATATTTTATCGTTTTTCAGTAGCAGCAAGGGAAACAGCGCTTCACTTTCCGTTGAAGCAAATCAGTCAACATTGA
- a CDS encoding OmpA family protein, producing MKQICLLFLLAFSMNIATAQSRVTSHSLFSTMPNFLVDEYSVTQKDFDQLEIYVPDKKSSSGYVVAGKEGKLESMTFKWQGEWQKGPSPLQILNNFKNAVKQKGGEEVFYDDFYKDKVFFKLKQGGNTYWIKVYTDGIGNYTLSSIMEAPMEQNIVMTADDIKNNLNAEGKVLFYGIYFDTDKATLKAESAPTLTNIASFLKANPVNVFIVGHTDNSGSLEHNLSLSKDRAAAVVNELTTKYGVNKAQVTAQGVASLAPVASNKTDDGKAKNRRVEVVLK from the coding sequence ATGAAACAAATCTGTCTCCTGTTTCTATTGGCCTTTTCTATGAATATCGCAACTGCGCAAAGCCGTGTTACCAGCCATTCCCTATTCTCCACCATGCCCAACTTCCTGGTAGATGAATACTCCGTTACGCAAAAAGATTTCGATCAGCTGGAAATCTACGTACCCGATAAAAAGAGCAGCTCCGGTTATGTTGTAGCGGGCAAGGAAGGAAAACTGGAAAGCATGACCTTCAAATGGCAGGGCGAATGGCAGAAAGGCCCATCGCCTCTGCAGATCCTGAACAACTTCAAAAATGCCGTAAAACAGAAAGGCGGTGAAGAAGTATTTTATGATGATTTTTATAAAGACAAAGTTTTCTTCAAACTCAAGCAGGGTGGAAATACATACTGGATAAAAGTGTATACCGATGGTATCGGGAATTACACCTTGTCCAGCATCATGGAAGCCCCGATGGAACAGAATATAGTGATGACAGCAGATGATATAAAGAACAACCTGAATGCAGAAGGCAAGGTTCTCTTCTATGGCATCTATTTCGATACAGACAAAGCCACTCTCAAGGCAGAATCCGCGCCCACGCTGACGAATATTGCCAGCTTTCTCAAAGCCAACCCAGTGAATGTTTTCATTGTGGGACATACAGATAATTCCGGTTCGCTGGAACATAACCTCAGTTTGTCCAAAGACCGTGCTGCTGCAGTAGTGAACGAGCTCACCACAAAATACGGCGTCAACAAAGCGCAGGTAACTGCGCAGGGCGTAGCTTCACTCGCTCCAGTTGCCAGCAACAAAACAGATGATGGGAAAGCAAAGAACCGCAGGGTGGAGGTCGTGTTGAAATAA
- a CDS encoding heme-binding domain-containing protein, with protein MKKFFWLLLLALVIIQFFRPEKNIAAAASPTDIATKYAIPAEVKPILDKACNDCHSNNTLYPWYSNIQPVAWWLASHIKDGKRHLNFSTFTAYSYKRADHKMEEVIETVEKHEMPLPSYTWTHKDAKLTDAERTTLKNWAQQVRDQIRKDTSF; from the coding sequence ATGAAAAAGTTCTTCTGGCTACTGCTGCTGGCACTGGTAATTATTCAATTCTTCAGGCCCGAAAAAAATATCGCAGCTGCTGCCTCTCCCACTGATATCGCTACTAAATATGCTATACCCGCAGAAGTAAAACCCATTCTGGACAAAGCCTGTAACGATTGCCACTCCAATAATACCTTGTACCCCTGGTACAGCAATATACAACCCGTTGCCTGGTGGCTGGCCAGCCATATCAAAGATGGTAAGCGTCACCTCAATTTTTCCACCTTCACCGCATACTCCTATAAACGCGCTGATCACAAAATGGAAGAAGTGATCGAAACAGTGGAAAAACACGAAATGCCATTACCCTCCTACACCTGGACGCATAAAGACGCCAAACTCACAGACGCCGAAAGGACCACCCTGAAGAACTGGGCGCAACAGGTAAGAGACCAGATCCGGAAAGACACCAGTTTCTGA